A window from Nitrospira sp. ND1 encodes these proteins:
- a CDS encoding ATP-binding protein → MNPLIPGRAPYALISDDDIIIRMFAREALEQAGWVVEEAQNGIEACEIFQKCPPDVVLLDVMMPGMDGFATCAALRRLPGGEHTPILIMTGLDDFESITKAYDAGATDFIVKPLNAMLLTHRIRYMVRAAQVLQELLESQATLTQARDAAIEGARLKSEFLATMSHEIRTPMNGVLGMTDWLLDTPLTAEQLDCAQTIRSSGDALMVIINDILDFSKIESGKLSLELLDFDLPTFLDRVLALFGERAQRKGLLLTSRIAEDVPSGLCGDPARLQQILSNLLANAIKFSEHGSVSVLVELDQRPAEQGLEFPATRYGELSAQQERVTHIRFSVSDNGIGIEPSAFSKLFQPFVQADGSTTRKYGGTGLGLAICKQLVELMGGHIGAESEPGSGSVFRFTVPLQQQLPNSLSTRQAA, encoded by the coding sequence ATGAACCCGCTGATACCAGGACGAGCACCCTATGCACTGATTTCGGACGACGATATCATCATCCGTATGTTCGCTCGGGAGGCACTGGAGCAAGCCGGGTGGGTGGTCGAGGAGGCTCAAAACGGAATTGAAGCCTGCGAAATTTTTCAGAAGTGTCCGCCGGACGTGGTGCTGCTGGACGTCATGATGCCCGGGATGGACGGGTTCGCCACCTGCGCGGCATTACGCCGGCTGCCGGGTGGCGAACATACCCCCATTCTCATCATGACCGGACTGGACGACTTTGAGTCGATTACGAAAGCCTACGATGCCGGCGCGACCGATTTTATCGTCAAACCACTGAATGCGATGCTGTTGACCCACAGGATTCGCTATATGGTGCGCGCCGCCCAAGTCCTCCAGGAACTCCTGGAGAGTCAGGCCACCCTCACGCAAGCTCGCGATGCCGCAATTGAAGGCGCCCGACTCAAATCCGAATTTCTCGCCACCATGAGTCACGAAATTCGCACCCCGATGAACGGCGTCCTGGGCATGACAGATTGGTTGCTGGACACACCCCTTACCGCCGAACAGCTTGACTGCGCCCAGACGATCCGCTCATCGGGCGATGCCTTGATGGTCATCATCAACGACATTCTGGATTTCTCCAAAATCGAATCCGGGAAACTGTCCCTTGAACTGCTGGACTTCGACTTGCCCACATTTCTAGACCGTGTCCTGGCACTCTTTGGAGAACGAGCACAACGGAAGGGTTTGTTGCTGACTTCGCGGATCGCCGAGGACGTGCCAAGCGGCCTGTGTGGTGACCCGGCGAGACTGCAACAGATCCTCAGCAATTTGCTCGCGAACGCCATCAAGTTCAGTGAGCACGGATCCGTCTCCGTCCTGGTGGAACTCGATCAGCGACCAGCCGAACAAGGCCTTGAGTTTCCTGCGACCAGGTATGGCGAACTGTCGGCGCAGCAGGAGCGGGTGACGCATATCCGATTTTCCGTCTCGGACAATGGAATCGGAATTGAACCCAGCGCCTTTTCAAAATTATTCCAGCCGTTTGTGCAGGCTGACGGGTCCACCACCAGGAAATATGGCGGAACTGGGTTGGGACTGGCCATCTGCAAACAGCTTGTTGAATTGATGGGTGGGCATATCGGAGCGGAAAGCGAACCAGGGTCCGGTTCCGTCTTTCGATTCACCGTGCCGCTTCAACAACAATTACCGAACAGCCTCTCCACTAGACAGGCGGCCTGA
- a CDS encoding PAS domain S-box protein, translating to MHPLLKRQLKRIGLDEATVPTSLDGWQQLLERVSQSYLESDQGRELLERSIALSSREMQELNEQLRRTSESQLAGERDKLQTVLRSIGDGLCVVDGHWNIVLLNPEGERLWGLTEKEVVGRQLHDMISLSYGTKLTEPIFTQMLLDDTTQGGSFRTDDGLLTSITGHSFPVSCVLAPIVQENRSAGAVLVFRDITERKQTEDIRRHTESLLRRQQTTLLELTRNSIIQSGVLEPALQEITRATAMTLGVSRTSIWLLSEDHGSIRCKDLYESSEHSHSSGIELKSANFPEYFRELLSERVIDAADARSDPRTREFTACYLEPLGIGAMLDIPIRFNGKLVGVLCNEHIGPPRPWMLEEQQFGHAIASLVALALEAVERLHAEGALRKSEGRTRLIIDTALSAVIGMDERGLIIGWNTQAEQIFGWTRQEALGRAMTDTIIPHAHREAHQRGLERFLKTGDGPILNKRIEITALRRDGTEFPVELAITPLRIENAYTFTAFVVDISERKEAEEALRTSEARLTMTVQGSHIGIWDWNLTTGVIYFSPQWKNQLGYDDITLPNNFDEWRTRIHPDDQPFVQETIQTCLDGQRSQFELEHRLRHRDGSYRWILSRGSLIRDVYGVTARMVGIHIDTTDRKQAEQELRAAKEAAEAASKAKSEFLANMSHEIRTPMNGVLGTTELLLNSALTDKQRHLASTVHRSGRTLLAIINDILDFSKIEAGKLDLECVDFDLQPVLEESLELFGEAARRKQLRLSQHIDDAVPRYLKGDPVRFRQILMNLLSNAMKFTETGGVSLSAEYVEGTTTQALLRFAVTDTGIGIPPAAKSRIFDAFSQADGSTTRRYGGTGLGLSIAKQLVGLMGGTITVESTPGSGSTFAFTTRLDLQPLGSGLSTKLAPYMQWAEPLVSSGQTSDTPCPHASEAGAAAPSPKQSGRILLAEDSPVNREVAVGMLEQLGYEVEVAENGRQALAAAERDRFDIVLMDCQMPEMDGLTATGEIRRRETASGRRRLPIIALTAHAMQGDREQCLTAGMDDYLTKPFTQMELHGIVRKWLSHHEPASQAVQPNAAAPGTQSVPPRATTEPAADTLSASPGMDLKALEGIRALQRPNRPNVLASVLRKYLDNSRESVDALRDAIRANDPMALEAMAHRLKSSSAQLGAIAVAASCKELEVMGNRKQLVDADRIFAQLESDYRAACTVFRNEIAKENQT from the coding sequence ATGCATCCACTGCTTAAACGACAACTGAAGCGCATCGGGCTGGACGAGGCCACCGTGCCTACCTCGCTCGACGGCTGGCAACAGCTCCTCGAACGGGTGAGCCAGAGCTATCTGGAATCCGATCAAGGGCGCGAACTTCTGGAGCGCTCCATTGCCCTGTCGTCGCGAGAAATGCAGGAGCTGAATGAGCAACTCCGCCGCACATCGGAAAGCCAGCTCGCCGGGGAACGGGACAAATTGCAGACGGTCCTCCGCTCCATCGGCGACGGGCTCTGCGTGGTCGATGGACACTGGAATATCGTGCTGTTGAATCCCGAGGGCGAACGGCTGTGGGGTCTTACTGAAAAAGAGGTCGTCGGTCGCCAGCTGCACGACATGATTTCCTTGTCCTACGGCACGAAGCTGACGGAACCGATCTTCACCCAGATGCTGCTGGACGATACGACGCAGGGAGGCTCGTTCCGGACCGATGACGGGTTGCTGACCTCGATCACCGGGCATTCGTTTCCTGTGTCCTGTGTCCTGGCACCGATCGTTCAGGAGAACCGCTCGGCCGGGGCCGTGCTCGTGTTTCGCGACATTACGGAACGTAAACAGACCGAGGACATCCGTCGTCACACGGAGAGTTTGCTGCGGCGGCAACAGACCACTCTGCTTGAGCTGACGCGCAACAGCATCATTCAGAGCGGTGTCCTGGAACCGGCGTTGCAGGAAATTACCCGCGCGACGGCGATGACCCTCGGAGTGAGCCGGACCAGCATCTGGCTGCTGAGTGAAGACCACGGCTCAATCCGATGCAAAGATCTCTACGAATCGTCGGAGCACAGCCACTCCTCGGGAATTGAGCTCAAGTCGGCCAACTTTCCTGAATACTTCCGTGAATTGCTTTCCGAGCGCGTGATCGATGCCGCAGACGCCAGAAGCGACCCTCGCACACGTGAGTTCACCGCCTGCTATCTCGAGCCCCTCGGGATCGGCGCCATGCTGGATATTCCGATTCGCTTCAACGGAAAACTCGTGGGGGTGCTCTGCAATGAGCATATCGGCCCGCCTCGCCCCTGGATGCTGGAGGAACAGCAGTTCGGCCATGCGATCGCCTCCCTCGTCGCCCTGGCCCTCGAAGCCGTCGAACGGCTTCACGCAGAAGGAGCATTGCGCAAGAGCGAAGGCCGGACCAGACTGATCATCGACACTGCACTGAGCGCGGTGATCGGGATGGACGAGCGAGGCCTTATCATCGGCTGGAATACGCAGGCCGAGCAGATCTTCGGCTGGACCCGCCAGGAGGCCCTCGGCCGTGCGATGACAGACACCATCATTCCGCATGCGCACCGCGAGGCCCACCAACGCGGGCTTGAGCGGTTCCTCAAGACCGGTGACGGCCCGATCTTGAACAAACGAATCGAGATTACGGCGCTGCGACGCGACGGCACAGAGTTCCCGGTCGAGCTGGCCATTACCCCCCTCCGTATCGAAAATGCCTATACCTTCACCGCCTTCGTGGTGGATATTTCAGAACGAAAAGAGGCGGAAGAGGCCTTGCGCACGAGCGAAGCACGGTTGACGATGACCGTGCAGGGCTCGCACATCGGGATCTGGGACTGGAACCTCACCACAGGCGTGATCTATTTCTCTCCGCAATGGAAGAACCAGCTCGGCTACGACGACATCACGCTCCCCAATAACTTCGACGAGTGGCGGACGCGGATCCATCCTGACGACCAACCATTCGTGCAGGAAACCATCCAGACCTGTCTGGATGGCCAACGATCCCAGTTCGAACTTGAACATCGTCTTCGACATCGAGACGGCTCTTATCGATGGATCCTGTCCCGCGGCAGTCTGATTCGAGATGTTTATGGCGTAACCGCGCGCATGGTCGGCATCCACATCGATACCACCGACCGTAAACAGGCTGAGCAGGAGCTCCGTGCCGCGAAGGAAGCCGCAGAGGCCGCCAGCAAAGCGAAGAGCGAGTTTCTGGCCAATATGAGTCACGAAATCCGCACTCCCATGAACGGAGTATTGGGCACAACCGAACTGCTGCTCAACAGTGCGCTGACGGACAAACAGCGACATCTCGCGTCGACCGTGCATCGTTCCGGAAGAACGCTGCTGGCCATCATCAACGACATTCTGGACTTTTCAAAAATCGAAGCCGGGAAACTCGATTTGGAATGCGTCGACTTCGACCTGCAACCGGTGCTCGAAGAATCGCTCGAGCTGTTCGGCGAAGCGGCCCGTCGGAAACAGCTTCGCCTTTCTCAACACATCGACGACGCGGTCCCGCGCTACCTCAAGGGCGACCCGGTCCGGTTCCGCCAGATCCTCATGAATCTGCTGAGCAACGCGATGAAATTTACCGAAACAGGGGGCGTCTCGTTGAGCGCCGAGTATGTGGAAGGAACCACCACCCAGGCCCTGCTGCGCTTCGCCGTGACCGACACCGGCATCGGCATTCCGCCGGCGGCCAAGTCACGCATCTTCGACGCATTCTCTCAGGCGGACGGGTCGACCACCAGACGATACGGCGGGACCGGTCTCGGCCTTTCCATTGCCAAGCAGTTGGTCGGACTCATGGGTGGGACCATCACCGTGGAAAGCACACCGGGAAGCGGCTCCACCTTCGCGTTTACGACGCGGTTGGATCTGCAACCCCTGGGGTCGGGCCTCTCCACGAAGCTCGCGCCGTATATGCAATGGGCAGAGCCCCTTGTCTCGTCCGGACAGACGAGCGACACCCCATGCCCACACGCATCTGAGGCGGGAGCAGCAGCGCCGAGCCCCAAACAGAGCGGGCGAATTCTGTTGGCCGAAGACAGTCCTGTGAATCGCGAAGTTGCCGTCGGCATGTTGGAGCAACTGGGCTATGAAGTCGAGGTGGCGGAAAACGGCAGGCAGGCCCTCGCGGCCGCCGAGCGCGACCGTTTCGACATCGTGCTCATGGACTGCCAGATGCCTGAAATGGACGGGCTCACGGCCACCGGAGAAATTCGCCGTCGCGAAACAGCCTCCGGTCGGCGTCGGCTCCCCATCATAGCCTTGACGGCGCATGCCATGCAGGGGGACCGTGAACAATGCCTCACCGCCGGCATGGACGATTATCTGACTAAACCATTCACCCAGATGGAGTTGCATGGAATCGTCCGCAAATGGCTGAGTCACCATGAGCCCGCCTCGCAGGCCGTACAGCCGAACGCTGCAGCTCCCGGAACTCAATCCGTGCCACCCCGAGCCACGACTGAGCCGGCAGCGGACACCCTATCTGCATCGCCCGGCATGGACCTCAAGGCCCTGGAGGGCATCCGTGCGTTGCAACGTCCCAACCGGCCGAACGTGCTGGCCTCCGTGCTTCGCAAGTATCTCGACAATTCGCGAGAAAGCGTGGATGCACTACGTGACGCCATCCGCGCCAACGACCCGATGGCCCTGGAAGCAATGGCGCATCGCCTCAAATCAAGCAGCGCGCAACTCGGCGCCATTGCCGTAGCCGCCAGCTGCAAAGAACTCGAGGTCATGGGGAACCGAAAACAGCTCGTCGATGCCGACCGAATCTTTGCCCAGTTGGAATCCGACTATCGTGCCGCTTGTACCGTCTTTCGAAATGAGATCGCCAAGGAGAACCAGACATGA
- a CDS encoding XrtA system polysaccharide deacetylase yields MHCLTFDIEEHFQVSRFDSPIRRRHWGSFESRVTPNTCKVLDLLARYQTRATFFVLGWVAERHPGLIKQIAECGHEIASHGYGHELVTAQTPELFRADVRKAKQILEDLTGSPVQGYRAPGFTITRETLWALPILAEEGYTYDSSIVPIRHDHCGLPGSDPWHHLRQTSSGPIWEIPPSTVNLGGVRLPIAGGSYFRLLPFPALCGLLRRTEQKGRPLVMYFHPWELDPLQPHMEGPLLSQFLHYLNLDKMEFRISTLMNTFRFGPIAEQIDLSPIMPLDPTIFPALPPAEIAQDVA; encoded by the coding sequence GTGCATTGCCTGACATTCGACATCGAAGAACACTTTCAAGTTTCCCGTTTCGATTCCCCAATTCGTCGACGGCACTGGGGATCATTTGAAAGTCGAGTCACTCCAAACACCTGCAAGGTGCTGGATCTCCTCGCCCGCTACCAGACCAGGGCAACCTTCTTCGTCTTGGGATGGGTTGCGGAGCGTCATCCCGGGCTCATTAAGCAGATCGCCGAATGCGGCCATGAAATTGCCTCACATGGGTACGGCCATGAGCTGGTCACCGCCCAGACGCCTGAATTGTTTCGTGCAGACGTGAGAAAAGCCAAACAGATCCTGGAAGACCTTACGGGCTCTCCGGTCCAGGGCTATCGCGCGCCGGGCTTCACCATTACACGTGAAACGCTGTGGGCCTTGCCGATTCTGGCGGAGGAGGGTTACACCTACGACTCCAGCATCGTCCCGATCCGGCACGACCATTGCGGCCTGCCCGGGTCCGATCCCTGGCACCATCTGAGACAGACCTCTTCCGGCCCCATTTGGGAAATCCCCCCATCCACGGTGAACCTCGGCGGAGTGCGACTTCCCATTGCCGGTGGCAGCTACTTCCGGCTGCTCCCCTTCCCGGCGCTCTGCGGGCTGTTGCGACGGACTGAACAAAAAGGTCGTCCCCTGGTCATGTATTTCCATCCGTGGGAACTCGATCCTCTACAGCCGCACATGGAAGGACCGCTGCTCTCGCAATTCCTCCACTATCTCAACCTCGACAAGATGGAGTTCCGGATTTCTACATTAATGAATACGTTCCGATTCGGCCCCATCGCCGAACAGATCGATCTGTCGCCGATCATGCCTCTCGATCCGACGATCTTCCCAGCTCTTCCTCCTGCCGAAATCGCGCAAGACGTGGCGTAG